TCATGCAACTTGTTACTCTGCTGATAGCCTGGTGGTCAGAGATCCCCAAACTGATGGAATAGCTCAACTGTGAGCACGCTACCTGTCCAGAGTATAGTAAAGACGTTTTGATACAATCAAACCTTAGAATCCTGGACTGCAAACAGGAAAGAACAACACATAGTGTAAATGAATTTTATACCCCTCAAGTAGAGTGCGAGAAGCCATTAAAGCCTGCACATCACAAAGTCAACACTTACATAAAGTAGAAAACAACCGAAACTTAGCACTTGGCTCTTAATACAGACGCTTGGTACTTGATgtgttagtttttttaaaaagctgttaaGTTGTACTTTCACGAACGGAATGCTTCTCTGCGTGAGGTTTTTAGTTGAAAATATAGTTAAAACATCCTAGGAGCAGACAGCATTGATGATTAAATGGGTGACAATTATTCAAACAACCCTAAGGCCCAAATGGGAGGTTTCTGAAACGTGAGCTGAATTGATAGAAGGTttcactgaagaaggaaaccaGGAGTATTATTAGGTCAATTAAACCTGTAGGTTAATTAAACCTGAAGGAGATAGGGCACATATGACTAAAATTCATTATCTACTTATGTCACAGTCAAAGATTTTAAAAGACCAGAATCAAACCAACTTTCCCATTACAAACAGCTTCTGGGTTTCCCTGGAGATCCGTATAATATTATGCACTGTGGATGGATTGTTCATGTTTTTCTGATTATCTTCTCTCTGCTAAAATAAGAATCCAATTCCAGCTTCCAGACTGTCCACAGAAAAGCAGAAATTAGCAAATCTGATTTAAGAACAAATATATAACTCACAAAAAATTACCAGTAAAGAAACAACTATATACGCTACTGTAGGCACAAATCAAAACGTCCCATTAAAGGGAAGTTATTTTAGGGGATTAGGAAATTCATGATACCAGACCCAAATAAAGATATCAGAATGCTAAATTATGGGTCAACCCCATGAGCACATAAAGAGAAATCCTTTATTAAGTCTATAATACCCGTGAAAGTCCACTGAGACCAAGCTGCCATCCCGGTGACACTGAGACAGTTCAGTACCAGAAAAATCTATCTGTAAAACCACTTCAGGGAATCATAAAGTTGGCCTGGCGTGAGTCACAGGATTTTCAGGCTAGAGTCTGTGGCTTCTCAGGGGCTCGTATGCCTCTCAGTTCCTGAGAAACTTAAGCACTCCCTCGGGCAGTGAAGCGTCCAGGCCTCTCTGTGGTTCTCTGTTTGTTCCCTTGGTAGTCAAGGAAGCTTGGCAGGACAATTGCTCTCAGACGTTGATCTTGCGTGCCCTGAATAGCTTGCAAACGTCACTGTATCCTGGCAACtataactatattgatcctggaAATTGCCATTATATTCTGTTTTCTGATAAAGGTATAAAAAGTCTGATTGCTCCCAATAAAAATTGACACAGCTTAAGTTTTGCTCTGGACCCTCCATCTGGCTTGGTTTAATTCAGGTCGCCATATCAGGTGACCTTGGCCTGGTAAGCAGGCAGGGACACTTAGAGACCACAAGCATCACGCTAAAGGGAACTGGTTCTGTGAACTTTTCGTCAATGTAACAGACACCAGGAACACTGAGCATTCACAGTGTAAGAATTAGCAGATTAAGACTGGAGAGATGCACGGCTCAGAGTTTACTGGCATGAACTGCTTCTCTAGACAactggggtttggttcccagcaagcACAAGAGGTGGCTTAGAAAGGCCTACAACTCCAGATCCAAGAGATCCAACACCTAGAACCACACCCCCCTCACCATcccctcacatacacataaaaataaaatcttaaaaatagtaacttaagccgggcagtggtggtgcacgcctgtaatcctagcactctgggaggcagaggcaggtggatttctgagttcaaggccagcctggtctacagagtgagttccaggacagccagggctacacagagaaaccctgtctcgaaaaaacaaaaaacaaacaaacaaacaaacaaacaaaaaagcaacttaGTAACAAGAACggagtgagaaaaaaaataacctggAACAAACTCCATGCTTAGGATGGAGTGCTAGGACACTTCCCCATAGCAGGGAGCACCTCTGCTTCTCCATGGCTACGTGGGAAGctcaagactgtgaagaaggacAGGCAGGTCTCCCCAAAAGGAAAGACACATCTGCCTTCCTGGAAGATTTTGTAGTGGGAAGTCTTTAttacagcagcagcagggaaAAACAATATGATAGCATGTACTGTCTGATTACAACTAGGTTAAATTATTAAGCATATGAACATAGGctgaaaacaatagaaaatggGAACAAGTGCTGTGGAAACGTAGGTGCTATTTTCCATTGTTATTTTAATGCTGATGTGCTGAGTACTTCAAGCCCATAAGCCACGTGTAGTCAGGCATGCCAGCAACACTAGTGTTCACGTGGCTGAGGCCGGAGGATctggagtttaaggccagtaGGGGCTCAAAAGTGGATTTGAGGCTAGCTTAGaacacctgtctcaaaaaaaactaaataaaactagTCAATAATGGTACTTTTAGGTGTCTTGATTTATATCCCGCGTAACATAGCATACAGAAAACGGCTGTGATTTATTTTTGATGGGATACTATTTCTAATTGTCAGACGGTGATTTGGAGGGTGAACTTGCGAAGGCACGAGGGGAAGCCAAGAGAAACGCGTACCTCCTCTAGCTTGGTGAGCTCTCTCTTCAGCTCTTCCTTGATGCCTGGAcggtcttcctttctctttgccCTAATAAAGCTTCCAACCAAAGGCGGCACCTGCAGGGAGAGTGAGTGCTTAGTTTATCAGGGTGAGACTAATGCCCTGccctgccaacacacacacaaacaacacagtAGACCCCTCCAGAGTGCTGTGGAGAGACAAGTGCAGACCAGGTGGCCCTGTTTACAGAAACCATGGCCTGATAGTTCAGACCTCTTTTGTAGACTAagatgtggggctgcttcagatctTGAAATTTGCAGATAATGGAACCCACGTTAGCAAGTTTGAGCTAGAAACCTCATAAATGGACACTGAGTGGCCTAGAATTAAACAAATGGGCCTGGAACTCTGGGAATTTTCTAAAATCACACTGAGAACTAGACTAACCGAGGAGGTAAAAGCTGCTGCCAGTGCCAGCAAGTCCTAACAGGTTTTACTGCCCCACCTGCGGAAATGACTCGACATATTTGCCCTCTCCCAGAATTTAATCTTGCAGCCACTGCCTCCACCTCTATAACAAAAGACACCATCACCTCCAGCTTCAACCACATGAGTACTGGCATTATGGGCATGCCCTGACCACActgaagcgtgtgtgtgtgtgtgtgtgtgtgtgtgtgtgtgttgaggaggATCTATATGCACTGGAGTATGTGGGTGCAACAGATCCATGTATGTGCACGCGGGGTCAGAGTGGAACATCAATGACTTTCTCCATCACTAGTCACCTTACAGCCACAACAGAGTTTGACACTGCTAGGAACCACATGTCAGAGCCTTCTCTAGGCCATCATGTTAGATCTGTCCACAGGCAAACTAACACACTAGAAGTAAAACAAGGGAGCTGCCCCAAAGTGCACAGTATGACGTGCCCGGAGctcatcacacacacaggcagcgAGCTAGCAGCCGGGGAAGCTCAGGCCTCACGTTCTTAGGGCAGCGAGGCCAGAAAGGCAGGCAGCGCTGAGGGCAGAGGGCCAACAGCCTTGATGAGGAGAGGCTCGTGGGGAACAGAGCTGGAGTTCTGGACAGTCTGGGCATGTTTCAGGAAGGCAGCAGGTCCAAGCATAACTATCAAAAATGCCTAACCCTGCTAAGAAAAGGAGAATGTGGGGCAGACTTAAAACATTAGGGGTGGGGTCAGGAGAAGAAGCCAAGAGGGCTGACAAAGACAAGCAGGGAGCAGAGCGTGGTGGGCATGGAGCAGAGCGTGGTGGGCATGGAGCAGAGCATGGTGGGCAGGGAGTAGAGCATGGTGGGCATGGAGCAGAGCATGGTGGGCATGGAGCAGAGCATGGTGGGCATGGAGCAGAGCATGGTGGGCAGGGAGCAGAGCATGGTGGGCATGGAGCAGAGCATGGTGGGCAGGGAGCAGAGCATGGTGGGCATGGAGCAGAGCGTAGTGGGCAGGGAGCAGAGCATGGTGGGCAGGGAGTAGAGCGTGGTGGGCATGGAGCAGAGCATGGTGGGCATGGAGCAGAGCGTGGTGGGCAGGGAGCAGAGCGTGGTGGGCATGGAGCAGAGCGTGGTGGGCATGGAGCAGAGCGTGGTGGGCATGGTGAATGTAGTAGAGTCTCCATCAGGTCCCCAGGCCCTGACCCATCACAAAGGCAGCACTGAGTTagcctaaaacaaaacaagggtttgggtggtttgtttgtttgtttgtttgtttgtttgtttgtttcaaacaaGCTGGAAACACAAACCTTAGAGAATAACTCCAAGGTCATCTTCTGGCAAGCTTTCTCGTACGGGTCTTCTGGAAATAACTTCTTCTCCGGGTATGCCTCATCCAGGTACTCACAAGTGATGACAGACTCGGTGACCAAGTGACCCTGACTGTTCTCCAGAACCGGCACCAGCCCAGAGGGGTTCTTCTTAAAGAACCACTCAGGCTTGTTCTTCAGGTTGATATTGATGATTTCGTGCCTGAAAGACACAACGCTACTGAAGAGAGCAAGGCAGTCTCTGTCTCCCTGAATTATAGTGGACCGATTCCACCATCTACTGAGTGAATGCACCTTGGATCCAGGAGGAGAATTCTGACCACACTGCACCTGCAGTTGAAGGCCCTGGTTCAGATGCCCGCCTGCAGGGGTcgggggtgtgtgggtgggggagccaATGCTCGCTCTTCTGTTTATCTGATTTGTTTCACTTAGCAGCTCCATGATCCATCTTTGTCACACAAAGAGAAGACTAGACAGACAGCCCAGtcgttaagggcacttgctgcttttgcagaggatttGGGTTGAGTTCCCAGGACCCGCATCAcaactataattccagttcctgggaatccaatgccctcttttgttCTGTGGGACCCTGCAAgcacataaactcatgcacatgtgcacacacgtgcacataaaaataatttttaaaaagtatacaaaaaaataaaaaagaaagaatgaattcattgGAGCCAGGCTAAATCAGGATTGTAACTGCGTATGCCATGAATCCTGCAGAGACTGTAAGAAAGGAAAATGTTCTAATCCTTAAATCGATGTCTGTATTACTCAAATTAGGCGCAATGTCCACTAGGAGAGACCACTCAAAAGTAAGCCATCCCAGCACGTCTGATTTCCTGTGCCCTCACCCAAAACAGATCAGATTTAGTTTATGTATTTCAATGCATGTTCCTTCTCAAGAACAAATAGCCAGTGCAAacactgaagtgtgtgtgtgtgtgtgtgtgtgtgtgtgtgcgtgcgcgcccGCGCACTCGCATTGTGCCCTGAAtccagcagtgctgtgtgttctTGGACTCTCTCATTGTATGTTTTTACAATTCAGTTTGAGTGTCTTTGTTATAGTGAAAGTTCTGACTAATACAGAAAAATTGCTTtgggaaaaaaactaaaaatattttcttgtgtttAAAACCAAATCTCCCATCCAAATGAAATTAAAATCGTTACAAAGTAACAGTTAATTTTCAACGACTTCCTTATGTTACATTTTAACATTTAGGAAAAAGAACTGCCTGCCTAGCCAATTCTCCTCACAGACTAAAAGTCGTTTACAAATTTTAACTATATGTCTGAATGTTTTCTTAAGGTTGAGCTTCCAAATAGCAGGTGTCTAATAGTTCAAAAAATTCCCCCAAGACATTGGAAGGAAAATGGTCCAACAACGAACATAGTATCGGAAAAGCCAAAGAGACTGGCCAACTGTAGATAACCGGTAGGTCAATGGCTCTGCAAAGAGACTTGACTCAAACACTTCCCTGTGTTCACAACCCAAATGGCCGTGCATATGACTCAGAACTCTGCTAGGCGGGTGACCTTTGTGCAACGCGAAGCAAGCCTCTAGTTCACCAAGAAAGGCAGGACCCGAGCTGTGACTGCCGCCCCAGTGTTCGACAATCTTGTGTAAACCACTAACCTCGCCCAGAAAACAGGGGGTTTTTTGAGCCACGTACTGCTTAACCAAGCTGCCCTAGAGCCCTGGAGTCCGTGACAAATCTCCCCTTGAAAAGAGCTTGCAACTGAAGTCTCCATCAAAAGACTGAGACTATTTCCCCTAGAACACAAAGCCGACGCCCTGAGGGTATGAAGCAGAGTCACCAGCCCCGCTCGCCCCGCTCGCCCCGCTCGCCCCGCTCGCCCCGCTCGCCCCGCTCGCCCCGCCAATCGTCGCCCTGGTCCTCACTGGATTCCCTTGGCCTTCAGGACCATCAGCGTCCTCTGAGCGAAGGGGCAAAACCTCATGCTGTAGACGCGGATCTGACCCTCCGGGACCGGGCCGGGAGGTGAGCTTCCTGCAGGAGAGAGAAGGCGGTCACGGCCCCTATCGCACGGGGATCCGGAACATCCCGGATCCCCGCAGCCTCTCCGCCACCGGCAGCCTTACCCTTCCCCAGGCTCCTGGCTGATGCTCCGGACATCGCTGCGCTGTGCAGGCCGAGAGGCACACGGGTACTGCTCCCTTTTGCGGGCGACTCGGGAAGCACGTGGCCACGTTGTGCTCGGTGTCCCAGAATTCAACCCCGCCCAGCCCGCGCCTTCTGGCCGGGAGCCGCCCCCACGcttaaagggaaaacatttgcCACCGCGATCCTAAAGCTGTGTGACCGAAACCGATGGGCTCCCACGTTCGCTGAGGCCGTAGTGCAAGGAGGAACAATACCAGAGACATACACCCCGCCTCCACACAAGAGGACCGGTGGTTTCTTGTGTCACGTGATGGTCACCTGGAGCGACCCAAAGCAGAGATGCTCAGAGCCACCCCATCCCTCCAGGCAGAAGGTCTCCTGTCTACCTTCACACAGGACtctacctctgacctccatgcctCCCAACGCCCACTCCACTGGCGTGCCTGGGTAATCCAAATTGTACCGACCCCGGGTTCGACCCTTGGTGCTAGGAGCCTCTGAGCCCTATTCTCAACTCTAGCTCTGCCCCAAGATTTCCCTGGAGGTGGTCTAACCACCCAGACAGTCTTTTCTTCTGTCAGGGCTAGCTTACTATAAGACTAGCTTACTATTAGTCACCAACCCCTACTGTCACCCACTGAGGCACATTTCGGCATATAGAAAAGAGCATACATCTGGATGTTATTAGCCTCGGAATTCGATTGTCCTTTCAAAATTCCATCCATAAAACCTGTGTTTGGAAGCCTAGAAAGAGCACAGCTGATTTAAGCCCAGTGGGCTGAGGGAATTTAGTCTTTTAAgtctataggaaaaaaaaatctggccagAGGGTATGCAAAAACTGCTGTCTTCTTAATTAGGACTGAGGAGAGTTTGCACAGCAGGATTCACATAGCTAGTGCTAGTAATTCCAATGCTGTTTATGAAAGAATACGCCTGGGTTTCTGTTTCCAACTCTGTTACTGGAGCAGCAGAGCCAACCTTGGAGCCAGCTCCAGTTTTGATCCTGGCTTCTCCTTGTGCTCACTAGAACTATGCAACAAAGAGCTAAAGAGACTTAAATGACTGATACATCTGACAATCTTGGCCAGAAAATGGCAGCACCCAGCAGGTGGGGCTTCCCATCTGGATGGACTGGCAAACATGAACTcttcaaataagaaaaatatacgtcagggctggagagatggctcagtggttaagagctgcctgcttttccagaggtcctgagttcaattcccagcaaccacctggtggctcacaaacatctgtaatgagatctgatgccctcttccgctgtgtctgaagacagctacagtgtacttacaaataaataaataataaatcttaaaaaaaaaaaagaaaaaagaaaaaatacagttaCAGAAAACCACTGTGCTACATTATTGGCGATCTTTATAGTAGAGATCATGTCGAAGTCCTAGCAGCTGAGAACACAGCAGCACTCAAACATCTAAACATATATCTCTATTGGCCACAGTAAAAATGCCACAATATATATGTTTTGTAGCTGTAACTTTCAATCATTAGCCTGAAGAGATTAATCAGAAATGACTATATTGCAAGaagatgaaaaaattaaaaaccctaTTGACAAGAAATAGTTTTTTACTGTCTGTAATGCCTACCTTCACTGCCCAGGTGTATCCACCTGATTCAGCAACCTCCTGTAACTTTTCAGGAGAGCAATGGGTAATTTTATACTGGCCAATTTATAATCTATACTGACAGGATCAAGTTCAGGTTGTTGAAGGTCTTATCAACTGCCTCACAGATGATGTTCtaataaaaacttttatttttataagttacGAATAGCTGAAATATCTATTAGCTTTTATAACATCTCATTTTAGATATCAGAGAATGCTCCAGTAGTTCCCATAAACCGGAAGACACCTCGCATTCCTGGAATAAAAGAACCTGGAAGATAGATCATCTTATGAGAAGATCATTCCCAAACAAGAACCACCATCTTGAGGGAACCAAATTGTCCACACAAGTGATAAAGACTTCTTCAAGGTCATCTTGTAGAAACAGACTGAGGCTCTGTTCAACCAAACCTGACCAAGCCACAGCCGGGCTGGCATTGTTTAATAGAGCATGCCTCTTACCACTCTCCCAAATTCTTGCTCTATTTAAATCTAAAGCCTTGTGAGCACCCTGAAGGAAGAAACacttaaatggccattttgattAAAACcttttcatactttttttttttttggttttttggatttggttttttcgagacagggtttctctgtatagccctggctgtcctggagctcactctgtagaccaggctggcctcgaatcagaaatccacctgcctctgcctcccaaagtgctgggattacaggcgtgcgcccccacAGCCCGGCGACCTTTTCATACATTTTTACAATTACATTCACTACTTTCTTTGGGTCAGAGTTGGGGCTCTACCCTGAGGCTTTGGTTCCATaaacttttctgttttatttcattaattctgTAGCTGCCCATAGCAGGGAAAACAGACTTTATCAAAGAATTTCCATGGAAAGATACTGACTAAATGGTTGAATGAACAAGctagaaagtcccagagtctggtcagtgaaaaaaaaaaaatatactcacatatatatgtaactatataattacatgcacacacacacacatatatgtatgtgtgtatacacatatatacgtaactatataaatacatgcacacacacatatagatgatggctcagctgttaagagcactgactgctcttccagaggtcctgagttcaaatcccagcaaccacatcgtggctcacaaccatctgtaatgagatctgataccctcttctggtgtgtctgaagacagctatagtgtacatatttatagtaataaataaatctttgggctggagtgagcaaGGTTAACTGGAGTGAGTGGGGCTGaccggagcaagcagaggtcctaaattcaattctcagcaaccacatgaaggctcacaaccatctgtacagctacagggtactcatatacataaaataaataaataaatcttttttttaaagccactCAGGGACAAATCGTGCATAAATAAAGGGGCTTAAGTTAAATGAAGAGGAAAATGACTTAGTTGGGTTTATTCATATAATGGACAACTAATAGACGTTCGTAGACTTCAGACCTAGGTATCaactcaaatacatctggaagcATAACTGGTCATAAAGGAAGGGCAATAGTAAACATGCTGTGACTGCACATTGCCTTTCAGATGTCCAGAGTGAAAGGCATTGGCAACTGCAGCACACGCGTATGCGGCAGAgctaaaaaaccaagaaaaactaTCAACAGCtctactggctggttctgtgtgtcaactcaacacaggctggagttatcacagagaaaaagcttcaaatgcctccatgagatccagctgtggggcgttttctcaattagtgatcaagtgggggagggccccttgtgggtggtgccatccctgggctggtggtcttgggttctataagagagcaggctgagcaagccaggagaagcaagccagtaagaaacatccctccatggcctctgcatcagctcctgctcctgacctgcttgagttccagtcctgacttcctttggtaatgaacagcagtgtggaagctataagctgaataaaccctttcctcgccaacttgcttcttggtcgtgatgttcgtgcaggaatagaaaccctgactaagacaacagctTTTAGGAGAGTGAGTCCCTGCAACAAGAAGGAAAGGAATGGGGGAGGGCCAGTTTGTGTTGTCCAAGGGATGAGTCAAGGGTTTTGGCCACTTTTTGTTCAGCTGGAAGATGGCTTCTAGCCAACGGACCTGCTGTGACACAGgatgaagtgtgtatgtgtggagggggGAAGTGGAGAAACAAGGGAACTTCCTGTGCAATATTTTACTATgtagttcagaaaaaaataagaacgTGATTtctttttcgttttctttttgagacagcgtctctctacatagtcctgTCTATACTAGAACTCACTTCCTAGCCCAGCCCGGGCAccacctcacagagatccacctgtctctgcctcccagagtgttgggatagAGGTGCACACTGAGCCCATCTAAGACACTGGCACCTTTCCCTGCCATTACTGAGGCCCATGACCTACCACCACGTCTGAGGAAAGCATTGCTGCTAGAAGTGTGATGGATGCCCCCAAGAGGTGCAGAGGACCAACATCATCCATGGAGGCCCAGCTAAAGCTGCCAAAGCCATAGATAAGCGCCACGCCCATCTGCCCATCTGCATGCTTGCATCCAAGCTGGTGCAGGCATTTATGCTGAGCACCAAATCAACTTAATTAAGGTTAATGGCAACAGGAAACTAGGGGAATGGGtaaccccccccccgcccccgtcaGCCTGGCGGAGAGGGAAAGCCATGTAAAATGGTTGGTCGCAGCTGGGTAGTGGCTGAGGGTTACAGCAGAGAATCGCAGGCCAAGGACGTTACCAAAGAGTACTTCACAGGCAAGTAATGGATACACAAAAGTGTTGGCTCATGgggtaaaaaaaagaatacaaacctTCTACTGCTAAAAGGCAACTGTCAGCagaggggtggtggcacacacttaattccagcacttaggaagcagaggcaggcggaggatctccctgagttcaaggccagcctgatctacagagctaatTCCAAGATAGTCAGGGTTACAAAGAAAagccttatctttaaaaaatagaaaagcttATGTCTAAAAGATGAAGTAGAACTATATATGCAACTATAAAAACATCTTCAAATGCATCATTAAATGAAAATGTCGAAGATCAGTATGTAAGAGATAATCCTGTCCACTGTCCACTGTGAAAGGTCTTCATTCCTAATTGAGTGCAGTCTCAATTGTGCCATTCCATGGATGAGAAActgagaggtcagaggtcaagtgacttattcaaaattaaaaaggGCAGAGCTAATTTTTCCAACTAAAACCGCTACAGTATCGTATCTGTTCTAAGAGTCACATTTCTTCACAGCTTAAAACTTCCCAAACCAGGGATATATCTTAAAATTGCTGTAGGCTGGGTGGCCCCCACTCCTGTTTGAATGTCTAGGATGAATGCCTATGCCTTGGAGTTAAATCCCCAGAGAGTAAAACAGCACTTTTGCTGTGTCCTTAAACTAAGTTTTTATCGGCACAGCGGGTAGGGCTCAGGGGTGACAGATCCTGAAGACTGCAGGCAAGATTTGAAATGGAATTCAGAAGAGCTGGGTTCGAAACCGGCAGGTTGCCATGCGCCATTTCCTTTTTTAGGCTCGGCAGAGTAAAACAGGATAAAAATCTACTCCTAAATAAGTTGGATTACGAAAAGTTTGGCtgagggccctgccagagccttacaaatacagaagcagatgctcacagccaaccactggactgagcgctgcgtccccaatggaggagttagagaaaggactaaaggagctgaaagggtttgcaaccccataggaagaacaacaatatcaaccacccagacccccctccccccagagctcccagggactaagccgtCAACCAaggactccagctgcatatgttgcagaggagggccttgtcccgcatcaatgggaggagaagtccttggtccttcGAAgggtcaatagatgccccagtgtaggggaattgaggcctgggagatgggagggggtgggtagaggaacaccctcatagaagtagagggagggaggatgggataggggctatctgggagggagggaaactgggaaagaggataacatttgaaatgtaaataaagaacatatccaataaattttttttttaaaaaagtgatttcAATAAGTGCAAAGAAAAGGCTCTCCGATTCTGTCATAATGAAATTGACAAATGGTTCCCCCTCCAGTTCACCTTAGATTTAATTCAAGATGGTCTCCTTCCTCACTGCCCCCCTCCTAATGTTCTTGCATCTTTTAAGAAAACTCTGCTTATTTGAAGACTAAGAACAAACAGAAGCTCCACCTGCCAAATTTCTGCTTTCCATTTGAACTGATTATGAAACGGGGCCACACATCCGTATTAAACGTTTTATGTACAAGTCCACTttgatttgtttgagacagactcCTGCCGTgtaaccaaggctggccttgatttTACAACCCTCCTGCTCCAAATCCCCACGTTGCTAAAGGTTCTTTTTGCACGGTTTCGTCTAATCTTCACAAAAGCACCATGAATGCATCCAGGGAAAcatcatctggaaaaaaaaaatgccacaggAACTGTAGAGATAATGTTATTGGTCTTCTCAGTTATCACAACCTACTGTGAGTCAGAGGGAAGTACCTTGAGCTCAGAGTTGGAGAGCCCAATTCTCTAAATCCCAGGATCCGAGGAgatcatctgaaggctgatacAGTCGCTACTCTATCCGTGTACTTTCGTTCTGTTGACCCAAGCTTTTGTCAGTACACCATGGTGCTTATTCTCAACTCAATGGTAGGAAAGCCACAGAGCATTCGCCTGTTTAGGGAAGAACTCTTCTCTAGTCCAGAGAAACTCAGAAACATGAAAGACCCAAGAAGACGAAGCATCCGCAGAAAGTCAGATCTGATGAttaagaaatagagagagagaaggtattgATAGGCATGACTGTCCTTAAGCTTTTATGAGACCTTAAGACAAATT
This portion of the Apodemus sylvaticus chromosome 1, mApoSyl1.1, whole genome shotgun sequence genome encodes:
- the Gsto1 gene encoding glutathione S-transferase omega-1 → MSGASARSLGKGSSPPGPVPEGQIRVYSMRFCPFAQRTLMVLKAKGIQHEIININLKNKPEWFFKKNPSGLVPVLENSQGHLVTESVITCEYLDEAYPEKKLFPEDPYEKACQKMTLELFSKVPPLVGSFIRAKRKEDRPGIKEELKRELTKLEEAMANKKTTFFGGNSLSMIDYLIWPWFQRLEALELNECVAHTPKLQLWMAAMQKDPVVSSHFIDTKTYGDFLSLYLQDSPEACDCGL